A region of Chloracidobacterium sp. DNA encodes the following proteins:
- a CDS encoding thioredoxin domain-containing protein, which produces MRNDIKILIMLAVIVVVGAVIGTYFYRESVQSERKPTNTAATAAPKGQLIRSDSPSIGPENAKITLVEFLDPECESCAGFSPVVKKIMADYDGQIRLVVRYMPLHPNSFKAATFTEVAGEEGKYWEAQKLLFEKQGEWGTPHGPPSSAPKPDIDALFKSYAKTLGIDAEKYTAAVAEKRFAEKLERDRKDGQGLGVRRTPTFFVNGRELARFGEEPLRALIDEEMKK; this is translated from the coding sequence ATGAGAAATGACATCAAGATCCTCATAATGCTGGCCGTGATCGTCGTTGTCGGCGCCGTTATCGGCACATATTTTTACCGAGAATCAGTGCAAAGCGAGCGGAAGCCGACCAACACCGCGGCCACGGCTGCTCCGAAAGGCCAATTGATACGCTCGGATAGTCCGTCGATCGGCCCTGAGAACGCAAAAATTACGCTTGTCGAATTTCTCGATCCCGAGTGCGAATCCTGCGCCGGATTCTCGCCCGTGGTCAAGAAAATAATGGCTGACTACGACGGGCAGATCCGCCTTGTCGTTCGTTATATGCCGCTGCATCCAAATTCCTTTAAGGCGGCGACGTTTACCGAGGTCGCCGGCGAAGAAGGGAAATACTGGGAAGCCCAGAAACTTCTTTTTGAAAAGCAAGGCGAGTGGGGCACACCGCACGGGCCGCCGAGCTCGGCTCCAAAACCGGATATCGACGCACTATTCAAGAGCTACGCAAAAACCTTGGGCATCGATGCGGAAAAATACACTGCGGCGGTAGCAGAAAAGCGTTTCGCAGAAAAACTCGAACGTGACCGTAAAGACGGTCAGGGCCTAGGCGTTCGCCGCACGCCTACATTCTTTGTTAATGGCCGCGAGCTTGCACGTTTTGGCGAAGAGCCTCTAAGAGCACTGATAGATGAAGAAATGAAGAAATAA
- a CDS encoding disulfide bond formation protein B, giving the protein MPGLINNILPHCAWLLALSSVVGSLFFSEVMMLPPCVLCWYQRIAMYPLVIIIGVGILLNDLHIKLYALPFAIIGLAIAIYHNLIYYGFIPESLTPCSEGVPCNAVQIEMLGFITIPMMGLAAFAAIVFVLLIYRPKGSLLNEK; this is encoded by the coding sequence GTGCCTGGTTTGATAAACAATATTCTGCCGCATTGTGCTTGGCTACTGGCCCTGTCGTCCGTGGTCGGAAGCCTCTTCTTTTCAGAAGTAATGATGCTGCCGCCGTGTGTGCTTTGCTGGTATCAACGCATCGCCATGTATCCGCTCGTTATCATTATCGGCGTAGGGATATTGCTCAATGATCTGCATATTAAACTGTACGCTCTGCCGTTCGCGATCATCGGACTTGCTATAGCGATTTATCACAACCTGATCTACTACGGTTTTATTCCCGAAAGCCTGACGCCATGTTCCGAAGGCGTTCCATGCAATGCAGTCCAGATCGAGATGCTTGGCTTTATTACGATACCGATGATGGGACTCGCGGCTTTTGCAGCCATAGTTTTTGTTTTGTTAATTTATAGACCAAAAGGAAGTTTGCTCAATGAGAAATGA
- the chrA gene encoding chromate efflux transporter, with amino-acid sequence MEKLTGKRHVSFTEAFRFWLKLGFISFGGPAGQIAIMHKELVDKRRWLGEERFLHALNYCMLLPGPEAQQLAVYIGWLMHRTLGGIIAGAFFVIPSIFILLGLSYVYAAYGHIPAVNGVLDGFKPVVVAIVVEALFKIGKRALKRETHYAIAALAFVAIYFLHVPFPLIVLGAALAGLAGIWFTPALFATPIEKHKDRNVTDDDQKLSLVIPDDETPLEHTVPSRSRLVKTLAVGIVLWLVPFTALIAWRGFSSLHVEEYKFFTVSALVTFGGAYAVLAYVTQAVTTAPYTWITPTQAVDGLALAETTPGPLIMVLQFVGFMAGWNNPSDGMSPLMSGVIGALITTYTTFLPSFLFIFLGAPYIEKLRGSKVLTGALSGVTAAVVGVILNLALVFGSAVIFSEGFGGNINWFALITGIAAFVALFRLKVDVFWVILGGGLFGLVRIFVS; translated from the coding sequence GTGGAAAAACTGACTGGTAAACGACACGTCTCCTTCACCGAAGCCTTTCGCTTTTGGTTGAAGCTCGGATTCATTTCGTTTGGTGGCCCGGCGGGGCAGATCGCGATAATGCACAAGGAGCTTGTCGATAAGCGACGCTGGCTTGGCGAAGAGCGGTTCCTACACGCGTTGAATTACTGCATGCTGCTGCCGGGGCCTGAGGCCCAACAGCTTGCTGTGTACATAGGTTGGCTGATGCACCGTACTTTAGGCGGCATTATCGCTGGTGCGTTCTTTGTGATTCCCTCGATCTTTATCTTGCTCGGACTGTCTTATGTGTACGCCGCTTATGGGCACATTCCGGCCGTGAATGGCGTGCTCGACGGTTTCAAGCCCGTTGTCGTTGCAATAGTTGTCGAAGCTCTTTTTAAGATCGGCAAACGCGCCCTTAAACGTGAGACACATTACGCAATTGCCGCTCTTGCCTTTGTCGCGATCTATTTCCTTCATGTTCCGTTTCCGTTGATTGTTTTAGGTGCTGCTTTGGCAGGGCTTGCTGGAATTTGGTTTACGCCCGCTTTATTCGCAACGCCAATTGAGAAACATAAGGATCGTAATGTAACCGACGATGACCAAAAACTGTCGCTTGTCATCCCTGATGATGAAACACCTCTTGAACACACTGTTCCGAGTCGATCTCGACTCGTCAAAACTCTCGCCGTCGGTATTGTGTTATGGCTGGTGCCTTTCACGGCACTAATTGCATGGCGTGGATTCAGCAGTTTGCATGTCGAGGAATATAAGTTTTTCACCGTCTCCGCTCTAGTAACATTTGGCGGAGCGTACGCGGTACTTGCCTACGTAACACAAGCGGTTACTACGGCTCCGTATACCTGGATCACCCCGACGCAAGCCGTTGACGGACTCGCACTTGCCGAAACAACGCCGGGACCACTAATCATGGTGCTCCAATTCGTCGGATTTATGGCAGGTTGGAACAATCCATCTGACGGGATGTCTCCGCTCATGTCCGGCGTAATCGGAGCATTGATCACGACCTACACGACATTCCTGCCGTCGTTCCTTTTTATCTTTCTAGGAGCACCCTATATAGAAAAACTTCGCGGCAGCAAAGTGCTTACCGGAGCCCTTTCAGGCGTAACGGCCGCTGTCGTTGGTGTGATCCTCAATCTCGCTCTTGTCTTCGGTTCAGCGGTTATTTTCTCTGAGGGTTTTGGCGGAAATATCAATTGGTTCGCCTTAATTACGGGCATTGCCGCCTTCGTTGCACTCTTCCGCCTAAAGGTAGATGTATTTTGGGTCATACTCGGAGGCGGCCTCTTCGGATTAGTTCGAATATTTGTCTCGTAA
- the ychF gene encoding redox-regulated ATPase YchF — protein MLQAGIVGLPNVGKSTLFNALTAQEAALAANYPFATIEPNVGVVAVPDERLAVLEKLNNAQKVVPATVEFLDIAGLVRGASKGEGLGNQFLANIRETHAVIQVVRCFDDDNIIHVEGSVDPVRDIETIQIELALADLASAEKRKDKATRSAKSGGDKDAKAELVILDKILPVLEEGRPARAVDLTDDERAIVKTWFFLSTKPTIYAANVDEETLANPDGNPHVAAVKKHAASENADVVVICAKLEAELVALDAAERSEYLKDLGLASSGVDELIKAAFHMLGLMSFLTAGEKEVRAWTIPIGTKAPQAAGEIHTDIERGFIRAEIIGYNDLVACGSRKAASEKGLARLEGKEYIMQDGDVVDFRFNV, from the coding sequence ATGTTACAAGCAGGAATCGTTGGCTTGCCCAACGTCGGAAAATCTACACTTTTTAATGCCTTGACCGCCCAGGAAGCGGCGCTGGCGGCAAATTACCCTTTTGCGACCATTGAACCGAATGTCGGCGTCGTCGCTGTGCCCGACGAACGGCTTGCCGTACTCGAAAAGCTCAACAATGCACAAAAGGTCGTACCTGCGACGGTCGAGTTTTTGGATATCGCCGGCCTCGTTCGCGGTGCATCCAAAGGCGAAGGTTTGGGCAATCAGTTTCTCGCCAACATCCGTGAGACGCATGCCGTCATTCAAGTCGTCCGATGCTTTGACGACGACAACATTATCCACGTCGAAGGTTCGGTCGATCCCGTGCGAGACATCGAGACGATCCAGATCGAGCTTGCCCTTGCCGATCTTGCTTCTGCTGAGAAACGCAAGGATAAAGCGACCCGCTCGGCTAAATCAGGCGGTGATAAAGACGCCAAGGCTGAACTTGTCATACTCGACAAGATTCTGCCCGTGCTAGAAGAAGGCCGTCCTGCACGAGCCGTCGACCTTACTGATGACGAACGAGCCATAGTTAAAACCTGGTTCTTTCTCTCGACCAAACCCACGATCTACGCCGCCAACGTTGATGAAGAAACCCTTGCAAACCCCGACGGTAATCCACATGTCGCGGCGGTAAAAAAACACGCGGCCAGTGAGAACGCCGATGTTGTCGTGATCTGTGCAAAGCTCGAGGCTGAGCTCGTCGCCCTCGACGCAGCCGAGCGCAGCGAATATCTAAAGGACCTCGGCCTCGCCTCAAGCGGTGTCGACGAACTGATCAAAGCCGCCTTTCACATGCTCGGACTGATGAGCTTTCTCACGGCCGGCGAAAAAGAAGTCCGTGCCTGGACAATTCCCATTGGTACCAAGGCTCCACAGGCCGCCGGTGAGATCCACACTGACATCGAACGCGGCTTCATCCGCGCCGAGATCATCGGCTATAACGACCTCGTGGCCTGTGGCAGCCGAAAAGCCGCCAGCGAAAAAGGCCTCGCCCGCCTCGAGGGCAAAGAGTACATCATGCAAGACGGCGACGTGGTTGATTTCCGGTTTAATGTTTAA